One stretch of Campylobacter sp. CCS1377 DNA includes these proteins:
- a CDS encoding cation:proton antiporter codes for MHPSAIDPQGLIDLKNLIVIAICLLLSPYMAKFFRLPISAMEIILGAVVAYFGFISTSENFKLLANVGFYYLMFIAGMEVNLRLLFNMPKDLLKKSFYYITLLYLISLVLVFSIEKLSYIFIIIIPVMSVGLLSVLFKEFGKDCYWLKISMLVATLAEVISIILLTIMGALLRNSSVFELGQSIFYLTLFLSLCLLVFKLLGVLFWWYPQLKIVLMPWEDKNEKDIRFCMAIFILIIAAMVVAKLEIALGAFIAGSFIATFFDHKKDLEHKLSSFGYGFLIPIFFIYIGSTFNVKILSDYTVVLNAVILLFVMMALRIVSAGVFVKSIGLKNTVLFGLSHSMPLTLLIATATLSYNVKLISENLYSALILTALLEAVVVMSLIKFISNYKKVVSEN; via the coding sequence TTGCATCCGAGTGCCATTGATCCACAAGGCTTAATTGATTTAAAAAATTTAATTGTAATTGCAATTTGCTTATTGCTTTCGCCTTATATGGCAAAGTTTTTTCGTTTGCCTATCTCTGCAATGGAAATTATTTTAGGTGCAGTAGTAGCTTATTTTGGTTTTATTAGTACGAGCGAGAATTTTAAACTTTTAGCAAATGTAGGCTTTTACTATCTGATGTTTATAGCTGGAATGGAAGTGAATTTGCGTCTTTTGTTTAATATGCCAAAGGATTTACTTAAAAAGAGTTTTTATTATATTACTTTATTGTATTTAATTTCTTTGGTTTTGGTTTTTAGTATAGAAAAATTATCTTATATTTTTATCATTATCATTCCTGTGATGAGCGTTGGACTTTTATCGGTTTTGTTTAAGGAATTTGGTAAGGATTGTTATTGGCTTAAAATTTCAATGCTGGTTGCAACTTTGGCTGAAGTAATAAGCATTATATTGCTTACGATTATGGGGGCTTTGCTTAGAAATTCATCGGTATTTGAACTAGGCCAAAGTATTTTTTATTTAACTTTATTTTTAAGTCTTTGTTTGCTAGTTTTTAAACTTCTTGGGGTGCTTTTTTGGTGGTATCCACAACTAAAAATCGTTTTAATGCCATGGGAAGATAAGAATGAAAAAGATATAAGATTTTGTATGGCTATTTTTATTTTAATTATCGCAGCTATGGTGGTTGCAAAATTAGAAATTGCTTTGGGAGCCTTTATTGCTGGATCATTTATCGCAACATTTTTTGACCATAAAAAGGATTTGGAGCATAAACTTTCGAGTTTTGGTTATGGTTTTTTAATCCCTATATTTTTTATTTATATAGGTTCCACTTTTAATGTAAAAATACTAAGCGATTATACTGTGGTTTTAAATGCCGTGATTTTACTCTTTGTAATGATGGCTTTAAGGATTGTAAGCGCTGGAGTGTTTGTTAAAAGTATAGGATTGAAAAATACTGTTTTATTTGGTTTAAGTCATTCTATGCCTTTAACTTTACTAATTGCAACAGCTACCTTATCTTACAATGTAAAACTGATTTCTGAAAATCTTTACTCAGCTTTGATTTTAACAGCATTACTTGAAGCTGTTGTGGTGATGAGTTTGATTAAATTTATTTCAAATTATAAAAAAGTAGTGAGTGAAAATTAA
- a CDS encoding biotin synthase, whose product MQIMLCAISNIASGNCSEDCKYCTQSAYVKTPIQKYRQKEISQIVLEAKMAKKNEALGFCLVTAGLGLDDEKLEYVCKAAKAVQKEVSNLLLIACNGMANVEQLKELKKAGIFSYNHNLETSKEYFEKICTTHTWESRFQTNLNAKEAGLMLCCGGIYGMGESEEDRISFRKSLQELQPFSTPVNFFIANENLKLQVSKLSADEALKIVRDTKEALPNSVVMVAGGREFVLKERQYEIFNAGAGAIVIGDYLTTKGEEPSKDLIKLKEMGFTFASECH is encoded by the coding sequence ATGCAAATAATGCTTTGTGCTATTTCAAACATAGCCAGTGGAAATTGTTCGGAGGATTGTAAATACTGCACTCAAAGTGCCTATGTAAAAACACCTATACAAAAATATCGCCAAAAAGAAATTTCACAAATCGTTTTAGAAGCTAAAATGGCGAAAAAAAACGAAGCTTTAGGCTTTTGTTTAGTTACCGCAGGACTTGGGCTTGATGATGAGAAATTAGAATATGTTTGCAAGGCCGCAAAGGCAGTGCAAAAAGAAGTGTCAAATTTGCTTTTAATTGCTTGTAATGGAATGGCGAATGTGGAACAGCTTAAGGAGCTTAAAAAAGCGGGGATTTTTTCTTATAATCACAACCTTGAAACTTCAAAAGAATATTTTGAAAAAATTTGCACCACTCATACTTGGGAAAGCAGATTTCAAACCAATTTAAATGCCAAAGAAGCAGGGCTTATGCTTTGTTGTGGTGGAATTTATGGCATGGGAGAAAGTGAAGAAGATAGGATAAGTTTTAGAAAATCTTTACAAGAATTACAGCCCTTTTCAACCCCTGTGAATTTTTTCATCGCTAATGAGAATTTAAAACTACAAGTGTCAAAATTAAGTGCCGATGAAGCTTTAAAAATTGTGCGTGATACTAAAGAAGCTTTGCCAAATTCTGTTGTTATGGTAGCAGGTGGGCGTGAATTTGTTTTAAAAGAAAGACAATATGAGATTTTTAACGCAGGAGCAGGAGCTATTGTGATAGGGGATTATCTTACCACTAAGGGTGAAGAGCCAAGTAAGGATTTAATAAAATTGAAAGAAATGGGATTTACTTTTGCATCCGAGTGCCATTGA